The following are encoded together in the Falco naumanni isolate bFalNau1 unplaced genomic scaffold, bFalNau1.pat scaffold_235_arrow_pat_ctg1, whole genome shotgun sequence genome:
- the LOC121082057 gene encoding E3 ubiquitin-protein ligase RBBP6-like, whose protein sequence is MSCVHYKFSSRLSSDVVTFHGPHISLRDLRRQIMGRERLKATHCDLQVTNAQTMEEYTDDNALIPRHSSVTVRRVPVRGVKATGKTDLGSRTEPASRTSKEVCKNAS, encoded by the exons ATGTCGTGTGTCCACTACAagttctcctccaggctgagctcTGATGTGGTCACCTTTCACGGCCCCCACATCTCCCTGCGCGACCTCAGGCGCCAGATCATGGGCCGCGAGAGGCTGAAGGCGACTCACTGCGACCTGCAGGTCACCAATGCCCAGACCATGGAAG AATACACAGATGACAATGCCCTGATTCCAAGGCACTCATCGGTAACTGTTAGGAGAGTCCCTGTTAGAGGAGTTAAAGCTACCGGCAAGACAGACCTTGG aaGTCGAACTGAGCCAGCGAGTAGAACATCAAAAGAGGTATGTAAAAACGcaagctga